One region of Kytococcus sedentarius DSM 20547 genomic DNA includes:
- a CDS encoding IS256 family transposase, which produces MTAPHIVDPAGLLGEALAEASPDLMRHLLQEVINALLSADADAVVGAEYGRPSQTRTAQRNGYRHRDLDTRVGTIDVAVPKLRTGTYFPQWLLERRKRAESALITVVADCYLAGVSTRRMDKLVKTLGIDSLSKSQVSRMAAELDEHVEEFRHRPLDTAGPWTFISADALTMKVREGGRVINTVALIATGVNNDGRREVLGLRVATGETHSAWNEFFADLVARGLTGVQLVTSDAHVGLVEALRANLPGATWQRCRTHYAANLMATCPKSMWPAVKAMLHSVYDQPDAPAVEAQFDRLLDYVAEKLPDVHDHLDAARADILAFTAFPKDVWSQIWSNNPAERLNREIRRRTDSVGIFPNRAAVVRLVGAVLAEQTDEWAEGRRYMGLDLLARCRLHLVTTPEETTTTTTLPALTA; this is translated from the coding sequence ATGACCGCACCCCACATTGTGGACCCTGCCGGCCTGCTGGGCGAAGCCCTGGCCGAGGCGTCCCCGGACTTGATGCGCCACCTGCTGCAGGAAGTGATCAACGCCCTGCTGTCGGCAGACGCCGACGCGGTGGTCGGCGCCGAGTACGGCCGCCCCAGCCAGACCCGCACCGCCCAACGCAACGGGTACCGCCACCGGGACCTGGACACCCGGGTCGGCACGATCGACGTGGCCGTCCCGAAGCTCCGCACCGGGACCTACTTCCCCCAGTGGCTCCTGGAGCGCCGCAAGCGGGCCGAGTCGGCCCTGATCACCGTCGTGGCCGACTGCTACCTCGCCGGAGTGAGCACTCGACGGATGGACAAACTGGTCAAGACACTGGGGATCGACAGCCTGTCGAAGTCGCAGGTCTCCCGAATGGCCGCCGAGCTCGACGAGCACGTCGAGGAGTTCCGCCACCGCCCCCTGGACACCGCCGGCCCCTGGACCTTCATATCGGCTGACGCGCTGACGATGAAGGTCCGTGAAGGCGGCAGAGTCATCAACACCGTCGCTCTGATCGCCACCGGTGTGAACAACGACGGTCGCCGGGAGGTCCTGGGCCTTCGCGTGGCCACCGGGGAGACCCACTCGGCGTGGAACGAGTTCTTCGCCGATCTCGTCGCCCGCGGCCTGACCGGTGTCCAGCTGGTCACCTCTGATGCCCACGTCGGTCTGGTCGAGGCGCTGCGGGCGAACCTGCCCGGCGCTACCTGGCAGCGATGCCGCACCCACTACGCCGCCAACCTCATGGCCACCTGCCCCAAGAGCATGTGGCCGGCGGTCAAGGCCATGCTGCATAGCGTGTACGACCAGCCCGACGCCCCCGCAGTCGAGGCCCAGTTCGACCGACTGCTGGACTACGTCGCCGAGAAGCTCCCGGACGTGCACGACCACCTGGACGCTGCCCGGGCAGACATCCTGGCCTTCACCGCCTTCCCCAAGGACGTGTGGTCCCAGATCTGGTCGAACAACCCCGCCGAACGGCTCAACCGGGAGATCCGCCGCCGCACCGACAGCGTGGGGATCTTTCCCAACCGGGCCGCCGTTGTCCGCCTCGTCGGAGCCGTCCTGGCCGAACAAACCGACGAATGGGCCGAGGGCCGCCGCTACATGGGCCTGGACCTCCTGGCCCGCTGCCGCCTGCACCTCGTCACCACCCCCGAGGAGACCACCACGACCACCACCCTGCCCGCCCTCACCGCCTAA